A region from the Flavobacteriales bacterium genome encodes:
- a CDS encoding DUF2795 domain-containing protein, whose amino-acid sequence MYWTLELASYLEDAPWPATKDELIDFAMRTGAPLEVVENLQAIEDDEEVFESIEDIWPDYPQKEDFFFNEDEY is encoded by the coding sequence ATGTACTGGACGCTCGAATTGGCCTCGTACCTCGAGGACGCCCCCTGGCCCGCCACGAAGGACGAGCTCATCGATTTCGCCATGCGCACCGGCGCTCCGCTCGAAGTGGTGGAGAACCTGCAGGCCATCGAAGACGACGAAGAAGTGTTCGAGAGCATTGAAGACATCTGGCCCGATTACCCACAGAAGGAGGACTTCTTCTTCAACGAGGACGAATACTGA
- a CDS encoding cob(I)yrinic acid a,c-diamide adenosyltransferase has translation MKIYTRTGDKGQTSLLGGTRVPKDHVRIEAYGTIDELNSHLGMLRDLLNGRQHELIIGIQQNLFSIGSRLASASEQEADKFKVPHVEDADIMAMEGAMDDMDRELPEMRNFILPGGHVAVSQAHICRTVCRRAERLVVRIAEQEQLPEVIVRYLNRLSDLLFVLARWSGHTLNAPEIPWKPRG, from the coding sequence ATGAAGATCTACACACGAACCGGCGACAAGGGGCAGACCAGCTTGCTCGGCGGCACGCGCGTGCCCAAGGACCATGTGCGCATAGAAGCCTACGGCACGATCGATGAGTTGAACAGCCACTTGGGCATGTTGCGTGATCTGCTCAACGGGCGGCAGCACGAACTCATCATCGGTATACAACAGAACCTGTTCAGCATCGGCTCGCGCCTCGCATCCGCAAGCGAACAGGAGGCGGACAAGTTCAAAGTGCCGCATGTGGAGGATGCGGACATCATGGCCATGGAGGGCGCAATGGACGATATGGACCGAGAGCTGCCGGAGATGCGGAACTTCATCCTTCCTGGTGGGCATGTGGCGGTTTCGCAAGCCCACATCTGCCGCACCGTCTGCCGCCGGGCCGAGCGGTTGGTGGTGCGCATTGCCGAACAGGAGCAACTCCCGGAGGTCATTGTGCGTTACCTCAACCGGCTCAGCGACCTGCTTTTCGTGCTCGCCAGGTGGTCCGGCCACACCCTCAATGCACCCGAGATACCCTGGAAGCCCCGTGGCTGA
- the secA gene encoding preprotein translocase subunit SecA produces the protein MFGNLLKKVFGDKAARDLKETAPVVEKVKAEHEKLPALSNDELRERSNALRARIRERVKEEDDKVAALRTEIDADPRMDIHAREDRYQEIDKLEEKIVEKVEKSLEEILPEAFAIVKETARRFKENQELRVRATQLDRDIAAKRDAVTVDGDTAVWKNTWTAAGSPVTWDMVHYDVQLIGGTALHRGKIAEMATGEGKTLVATLPVFLNALAGRGVHVVTVNDYLSKRDSEWMGPLYEFHGLRVDCIDKHQPNSPERRNAYLADITFGTNNEFGFDYLRDNMAHAPNALVQRKHHFAIVDEVDSVLVDDARTPLIISGPTPKGDVHQFDEYKPRIERLLNAQRSYINGALTTAKENLKGLENGSATKEQLEAGGMALLRAHRGLPKNKALIKLLSESGMRAHLQKTETFYLQEQGKEMPKVDAELYFTIDEKHHGIELTEKGIELISKDVNDPAFFVMTDVGAGIAEIEKSGAVTEEKARRKDELLRDFAIKSERIHTVNQLIRAYALYDKDVEYVVMDGKVKIVDEQTGRILDGRRYSDGLHQAIESKENVKVEAATQTYATVTLQNYFRMYHKLAGMTGTASTEAQELWDIYKLDVMSIPTNRPVVRKDAEDMVFKTKREKYNAVIEEIEKMRAAGRPTLVGTTSVEVSELMARMLQMKNIPHNVLNAKQHAREAEIVAHAGQAGTVTIATNMAGRGTDIKLGAGVKEAGGLAIIGTEKHESRRVDRQLRGRAGRQGDPGSSQFYVSLEDDLMRLFGSERIAKLMDRLGLKEGEVIQHSMVTGSIERAQKKVEENNFGIRKRLLEYDDVMNSQREVIYKRRRNALFGERLKLDVLNMFHGVAESIVNEYHEQNDFGGFELDVFRKLNCESPVNEQEFKDLKAEEITDKLFDLALAGYERRGAALAQQALPVISDVFLNQGGQYENIVVPITDGIKTMQVVANLEKSYKSEGRELPGTIEKYIVLAIIDNEWKEHLREMDELRRSVQNAALEQKDPLLIYKLESFNLFKAMIERINGEVVGFLTKAGLPTAQPNVQQAPAQRAPQQRLQTSRTEVPQYSGGASRTQAPPPTVGGPMPPPRGPMGPPPPRNTQPVRVEKKVGRNDPCPCGSGKKFKQCHGKDA, from the coding sequence ATGTTCGGCAACCTCCTCAAGAAAGTCTTCGGCGACAAAGCAGCGCGCGACCTGAAAGAAACCGCACCGGTGGTGGAGAAGGTCAAGGCCGAGCACGAGAAGCTCCCAGCGCTGAGCAATGACGAACTGCGTGAACGGAGCAACGCGCTGCGTGCGCGCATCCGGGAGCGGGTGAAGGAAGAGGATGACAAGGTGGCCGCTTTGCGCACGGAGATCGATGCCGACCCGCGCATGGACATCCACGCGCGCGAGGACCGTTACCAAGAGATCGACAAGCTGGAGGAGAAGATCGTGGAGAAGGTGGAGAAGTCATTGGAAGAGATCCTGCCGGAAGCCTTTGCGATCGTGAAGGAGACGGCCCGGCGCTTCAAGGAGAACCAGGAACTCCGCGTGCGCGCCACGCAATTGGACCGCGACATAGCGGCCAAGCGCGACGCGGTGACCGTTGATGGGGACACCGCCGTTTGGAAGAACACATGGACCGCAGCGGGGAGCCCAGTTACCTGGGACATGGTGCACTACGATGTGCAGCTCATCGGCGGCACGGCACTGCACCGCGGAAAGATCGCCGAGATGGCGACCGGCGAGGGCAAGACGCTCGTGGCGACGCTGCCCGTTTTCCTCAATGCCCTTGCCGGACGTGGCGTGCACGTGGTTACCGTGAACGACTACCTGAGCAAGCGCGACAGCGAATGGATGGGACCGCTGTACGAGTTCCATGGTCTGCGCGTGGACTGCATCGACAAGCACCAGCCCAACAGCCCCGAGCGCCGCAACGCCTACTTGGCCGACATCACCTTCGGCACGAACAACGAGTTCGGCTTCGACTACCTGCGCGACAACATGGCGCATGCACCGAACGCGCTTGTACAACGCAAGCACCACTTCGCCATCGTGGATGAAGTGGACAGCGTACTGGTGGACGACGCGCGCACGCCGCTCATCATCAGCGGTCCCACCCCCAAGGGCGACGTGCACCAGTTCGACGAGTACAAGCCGCGCATCGAGCGCCTGCTGAACGCCCAGCGCAGCTACATCAACGGTGCGCTCACCACCGCAAAGGAGAACCTCAAGGGCCTTGAGAACGGATCCGCCACCAAGGAGCAACTGGAAGCCGGGGGCATGGCGCTGCTCCGCGCTCATCGTGGCCTTCCGAAGAACAAGGCCCTCATCAAGCTGTTGAGCGAATCCGGCATGAGGGCCCACCTGCAAAAGACCGAGACCTTCTACCTGCAGGAGCAAGGCAAGGAAATGCCCAAGGTGGACGCCGAGCTCTACTTCACCATCGACGAGAAGCATCACGGCATCGAGCTCACGGAGAAAGGCATCGAGCTCATCAGCAAGGACGTCAACGATCCGGCCTTCTTCGTAATGACCGATGTGGGCGCGGGCATCGCCGAGATCGAGAAAAGCGGCGCCGTTACCGAAGAGAAGGCGCGCCGTAAGGACGAGCTGCTGCGCGACTTCGCCATCAAGAGCGAACGCATCCACACCGTGAACCAGCTCATCCGGGCCTACGCGCTCTATGACAAGGACGTGGAGTACGTGGTGATGGACGGCAAGGTGAAGATCGTGGACGAGCAGACCGGCCGCATCCTGGACGGACGCCGGTACAGCGACGGGTTGCACCAGGCCATCGAGAGCAAGGAGAACGTGAAGGTGGAAGCCGCCACGCAGACTTATGCGACGGTGACGCTCCAGAACTACTTCCGGATGTACCACAAGCTGGCCGGCATGACCGGTACGGCCAGCACCGAGGCCCAGGAACTCTGGGACATCTACAAGCTCGATGTGATGAGCATTCCGACGAACCGGCCGGTGGTGCGGAAGGATGCCGAAGACATGGTCTTCAAGACCAAGCGCGAGAAGTACAACGCCGTGATCGAGGAGATCGAGAAGATGAGGGCCGCTGGCCGCCCCACGCTGGTCGGCACCACATCCGTGGAAGTCAGCGAACTGATGGCGCGGATGCTGCAGATGAAGAACATCCCGCACAACGTCCTCAATGCCAAGCAACACGCACGCGAAGCGGAGATCGTCGCGCACGCGGGCCAGGCGGGAACCGTAACGATCGCCACCAACATGGCTGGCCGCGGTACGGACATCAAGCTCGGCGCAGGCGTGAAAGAGGCCGGTGGCCTGGCCATCATCGGAACGGAGAAGCACGAAAGCCGCCGCGTTGACCGTCAACTGCGAGGACGTGCGGGTCGCCAAGGCGATCCCGGCAGCAGCCAGTTCTACGTGAGCTTGGAGGATGACCTGATGCGTTTGTTCGGCAGCGAACGCATCGCCAAACTGATGGACCGTCTCGGCTTGAAGGAAGGTGAAGTGATCCAGCACAGCATGGTCACCGGCAGCATCGAGCGCGCGCAGAAGAAGGTGGAGGAGAACAACTTCGGCATCCGCAAGCGCCTGCTGGAGTACGACGATGTGATGAACAGCCAGCGGGAGGTGATCTACAAGCGCCGCCGCAATGCACTGTTCGGCGAACGCCTGAAGCTCGACGTGCTGAACATGTTCCACGGCGTTGCCGAGAGCATCGTGAACGAATACCACGAACAGAACGACTTCGGCGGATTCGAACTGGACGTGTTCCGCAAGTTGAACTGCGAAAGCCCGGTGAACGAGCAGGAGTTCAAGGACCTGAAGGCTGAGGAGATCACCGACAAGCTGTTCGACCTGGCCTTGGCGGGCTACGAGCGCCGTGGTGCCGCTTTAGCACAACAGGCTTTGCCCGTCATCAGCGACGTATTCCTGAACCAGGGAGGCCAGTACGAGAACATCGTGGTGCCCATCACCGACGGCATCAAGACCATGCAGGTGGTGGCCAATCTGGAGAAGAGCTACAAGAGCGAGGGCCGCGAATTACCGGGCACCATCGAGAAGTACATCGTGCTCGCCATCATCGACAACGAGTGGAAGGAGCACCTGCGCGAAATGGACGAGCTGCGCCGGAGCGTGCAGAACGCAGCCCTTGAACAGAAGGACCCGCTGCTCATCTACAAACTTGAATCGTTCAACCTGTTCAAGGCGATGATAGAGCGCATCAACGGCGAGGTAGTTGGCTTCCTGACGAAAGCAGGTCTGCCTACGGCACAGCCGAACGTGCAACAAGCGCCGGCCCAGCGCGCTCCACAGCAACGCCTGCAAACCAGCCGCACGGAAGTGCCGCAGTACTCCGGTGGCGCCTCACGGACCCAGGCACCACCACCAACCGTAGGAGGCCCGATGCCACCTCCGCGCGGGCCGATGGGGCCGCCCCCACCGCGCAATACACAACCCGTGCGCGTGGAAAAGAAAGTGGGCCGCAACGACCCATGCCCTTGCGGGAGCGGCAAGAAATTCAAGCAGTGCCACGGCAAGGACGCCTGA